Sequence from the Nitrosopumilus maritimus SCM1 genome:
TGTCCGTCCATCAAGTCAATTGCAGGAATTATTTTCATTTTTTGCACTCTCGCAAAAAATTCTTTAGCATTAATGCACCTACATCACCAGATTTTTCTGGATGAAATTGAGTTCCAAAATAGTTATCCTTTTGAACTATAGCAGGAACTTTAACGTCATAATCAGATTCTGCAACTATCACATCCTGAGTTGTAGGATTTGCCCTATACGAATGCACAAAGTATACCCAAGAGCCATTTTCTACTCCTTCAAGAATTTTATTTTCTTTTTTTATCTCAAGTGCATTCCATCCCATGTGTGGAACCTTTAGGGTGTCAGGTAAAACGATAACATCACCGTTGATTATTCCAAGGCCTTCTTCTTTTCCTTCTTGACTTTTATCAAAAAACATCTCCATACCTAAACATATTCCAAATACAGGAGTATCACCTACAATATCAAGAAAATCTACAGAATCACGATTGATACTTTGTATGGCAGGATCAAAATTTCCAACTCCGGGTAAGAAGATTCCATCATATCCTTTTAGCATGTCAACTTTAGTTTGAACTTCTACTGTTGCATTTTGTTTTTCTAGTGCATTTTTGAGACTGAAAATATTTCCAGCTCCATAATCAAATATTGCAATCTTTGTCATTACATTGCGCCTTTTGTACTTGGAATTCCTTTTTGTTTTGAATCTTTTGAGCACGCGATTCTAAATGCTACTGCAAGAGATTTCATTGCAGCCTCTACTTTGTGGTGATCATTATCGCCATACTTTACAGTAAGGTGAATACAGCTGTTTAGATTCTGTAACAAAGATTGGAAAAAGTGTTCAAGATCTTCTTTGGATACATCCTCAATCTTTGTTCTCTTTATAGACAAAGTCAACTTGTAAAATGGTCTTTTGACTAAATCCACGGAAGCTTCAGCTAGAGACTCATCCATTGGGACAGATGCATAGCTAAATCTAGTAACACCAGATCTATTTCCTAATGCGTCATCTATTGCATTTCCAATTGTAATTGCGGTGTCTTCAATCAAGTGGTGTACAATATTGTCTTTTGATTTTGCTTTTACCGTTAAGTCTAACATTGCGTGTTTTCCAAATGCAGCAATCAAGTGATCAACAAAGTTTACACCGGTAGACACACTAGTCTTTCCAGTACCATCAATGTTGACATTTACTGAAACATCAGTTTCTTTTGTTTCACGTTTGATTTTACTAGAGCGCTTTTTCATTTTATCACCAGAGAATACTGTTACTTTATCAAACTAAATTTAATACCTTCGGAATATCATTTATCGATTCTAATATCATCTCTACGCCTGAATCGGCAAATAGTTTACGCCTATCTTCAGGATTTGTACTTGTTCCCACAATTGCACAAAAGGTTGTAGAATGTCCTGCTTGTGCTGCATCTTTTGCCATCATGTAATCTTCCATAGAATCACCTACATACAGACAGTTTTTTGATTCCATAGATTGTATAGCACGGATTAAAGTTGCAGGATTTGGTTTTGCTAGTTCTCGTGGTTCATCTTCTAAAAAGGCAGAGTTTTTTGTATCAAAGTAATCCATCATATCTTTTAGAGAATAACGAATAGATTCAATTCCTCTGCCTGTAACAACTGCAATTTTTTTTCCAAATTCTTTTTGTAAAGTTTCTAATAGAGACACAGATAGTATTACTTTGTCATTTGAAATCATTCCTTCTTCAGAAAATTTTGATTGTTTGTCAAACAATTTTCCATAAAGTTCAGGTCCAAAGAAAAATTGATCAAAAATAGAATAAACAGGATTGTTGTGTCTGTCACCTAATGAACCAAGTTTGGATAAAAATTCTGAAACATCATAGATAGATTCAAGATATGATTGGACAGAACGTATTCCAGTTTTGTCAGTATTTGAAATTACATCATAGATAAACTCTGAGGGTTTTTTGTTTAGTTTGTTAGCTGTATACAATGATAATATTGCAGCGTATACCAAATCAACCTCATCATTGAATCCTCCAGATGATTTGAATCCATCAATTATCTTGTGATCAATAGTTATAGAATCAATTTTTGCAAATTCTTTTAGAACATATCTACATGTTTTATCAATTGTTTTATCATAAGATTGTGTAATATCAACTAGAACACCATCACAATCAAAGATTATTGAATCAAATTTTTGACTATCCAATTTTTATCCTAAAAGATCACGTATTGCTAAAAGGAATTTTGAATTCATTTCCTTGGTTCCAACAGTAACTCTCAAGCATCCTGAATGTGAACCAATCTTACCTAGTTTGCGTATAGAAATCCCTTGTTCTACTAGTGCAGAGAATACGCGTTTGTCTGCGCCTTTAGCATCAAATAGTACAAAATTAGCATTGGAATCAAAAACAGTAAAGGCATCATACTTGCGCAAATTCTCAATAATTTTTTTACGCTCAGATTTGATGATTTCAGATGCCTCTTTCATTTGATCAACTTTGTCCAAAGAGGCAATTCCAGCCTCGATTGCCAATGTATTGAGAGGATACGGATATTGTAATACTTGGTTAAAGACTTCAACTATTTTCTTGTTTGCAACAAAGTATCCTATACGTAAACCTGCAAGTCCAAATGCTTTGGAAAATGTTTTGACAACAATTAGGTTATCATATTTTTTTGTCAATGAAACAATTGATGAGTCACCAAATTCACCATATGCCTCATCAATGATTACCAATCCATCAAATTTTTTGATTAAAGATTCTAGTTGAGCTTTTGAGAATTGAAATCCAGTAGGATTGTTTGGAGAATCCAAATAAAGAATGTGACATTTTTTCAAGTTTGAATTGAATTTTTCAATATCAAGTTTCATGTCAGATGAAAATGGAATTTTAGTACAAGGAATAGCATATAGTTTGCATCGTTCTTCAAAGAACCCAAATGTTGGATCAGATGTTAAAATCCTAGTTTTCTTTGAGGCCATATTTGCTAAAAACAGATCCAAGATTTGGTCTGAACCATTTCCAACACCAATCATATTTTCAGAAACTTTGAGATATTTTGCTAGTTTTGATACTAATTTTTCAACTCCTCCTAATGGATATTCTCTTACATCAGAATTTGATTTTGCATAAGCAATAACATCTTGTTGGAATTTTTTGCTTATTACAAAATTCTCATTTGAATCCAGTTTTAAAACATCATCAAATTTTTCAGGTTTTTTGTAACCACCTAGTTTTGCAAAGTCTTCTAATTTTTTTTCATACCACGAATTTTTCATTTCAATCTACCTCTTACTGCTTCATAGTGATTTGGCAATCCTTCTGCTAAAGTTAGATTCTTCATAGATTTTGATATTTTCTGCAAATCTTTTTTGGTTGTTTCTATCTTTGTTAAGAGCTTGACAAAGTCTAGCACAGACAAAGAACCTCTCGTTTTACCAAATCCATTTGTGGGCAGAATGTGGTTTGAGCCTAACAAATAGTCACTAGCAGAAGAAGGACTGTTT
This genomic interval carries:
- the hisH gene encoding imidazole glycerol phosphate synthase subunit HisH, with the translated sequence MTKIAIFDYGAGNIFSLKNALEKQNATVEVQTKVDMLKGYDGIFLPGVGNFDPAIQSINRDSVDFLDIVGDTPVFGICLGMEMFFDKSQEGKEEGLGIINGDVIVLPDTLKVPHMGWNALEIKKENKILEGVENGSWVYFVHSYRANPTTQDVIVAESDYDVKVPAIVQKDNYFGTQFHPEKSGDVGALMLKNFLRECKK
- the hisB gene encoding imidazoleglycerol-phosphate dehydratase HisB, which encodes MKKRSSKIKRETKETDVSVNVNIDGTGKTSVSTGVNFVDHLIAAFGKHAMLDLTVKAKSKDNIVHHLIEDTAITIGNAIDDALGNRSGVTRFSYASVPMDESLAEASVDLVKRPFYKLTLSIKRTKIEDVSKEDLEHFFQSLLQNLNSCIHLTVKYGDNDHHKVEAAMKSLAVAFRIACSKDSKQKGIPSTKGAM
- a CDS encoding HAD family hydrolase yields the protein MDSQKFDSIIFDCDGVLVDITQSYDKTIDKTCRYVLKEFAKIDSITIDHKIIDGFKSSGGFNDEVDLVYAAILSLYTANKLNKKPSEFIYDVISNTDKTGIRSVQSYLESIYDVSEFLSKLGSLGDRHNNPVYSIFDQFFFGPELYGKLFDKQSKFSEEGMISNDKVILSVSLLETLQKEFGKKIAVVTGRGIESIRYSLKDMMDYFDTKNSAFLEDEPRELAKPNPATLIRAIQSMESKNCLYVGDSMEDYMMAKDAAQAGHSTTFCAIVGTSTNPEDRRKLFADSGVEMILESINDIPKVLNLV
- the hisC gene encoding histidinol-phosphate transaminase, translated to MKNSWYEKKLEDFAKLGGYKKPEKFDDVLKLDSNENFVISKKFQQDVIAYAKSNSDVREYPLGGVEKLVSKLAKYLKVSENMIGVGNGSDQILDLFLANMASKKTRILTSDPTFGFFEERCKLYAIPCTKIPFSSDMKLDIEKFNSNLKKCHILYLDSPNNPTGFQFSKAQLESLIKKFDGLVIIDEAYGEFGDSSIVSLTKKYDNLIVVKTFSKAFGLAGLRIGYFVANKKIVEVFNQVLQYPYPLNTLAIEAGIASLDKVDQMKEASEIIKSERKKIIENLRKYDAFTVFDSNANFVLFDAKGADKRVFSALVEQGISIRKLGKIGSHSGCLRVTVGTKEMNSKFLLAIRDLLG